One window of the Pseudodesulfovibrio sp. S3 genome contains the following:
- a CDS encoding cobalamin biosynthesis protein, giving the protein MSVKKIAVYALTSQGVSVARRLASKLSGTLYVSRRLESEDAVPFDSLPHLISATFNAFEGHVFVAAAGIVVRCIAPHLQSKETDPAVVCLDQHGKYSISLLSGHLGGANELAVQCARAVGGEPVITTATDTAGVLSVDTLAESKELVIGNIERVKVVNMALLEGLPVQLYDPEDWLGLAWDASFTGVAGAEEWDRSLPGIWVSWHNDSPEGSLALFPRVLHMGIGCRLNVTEEEILDHVHEVFERKNLALKSIASLGSVEAKRHEAGLLAAAEKFGVEPVFYSTAQLASIDAPTPSDRVQRHMGVPSVAEASAMLAAHGGELIVAKEKTATVTLAVTRSNRA; this is encoded by the coding sequence ATGTCAGTAAAGAAAATAGCCGTATATGCCCTGACCAGTCAGGGCGTGTCCGTGGCCAGACGCCTGGCCTCCAAATTGTCCGGGACATTGTATGTCTCCCGACGACTGGAGTCGGAAGACGCAGTCCCCTTCGACTCCCTTCCGCATCTCATTTCCGCCACCTTCAATGCCTTTGAAGGCCATGTTTTCGTGGCCGCAGCCGGGATCGTTGTCCGCTGTATCGCCCCCCACCTTCAGAGCAAGGAGACCGATCCGGCCGTGGTCTGTCTGGATCAGCACGGGAAGTACTCCATCAGCCTGCTCTCCGGTCATCTGGGCGGGGCCAACGAGCTTGCCGTCCAGTGCGCCCGCGCCGTGGGTGGCGAACCGGTCATCACCACGGCCACGGATACGGCGGGTGTGCTGTCCGTGGATACCCTGGCTGAATCAAAGGAGCTGGTCATCGGCAATATCGAGCGGGTCAAGGTCGTGAACATGGCCCTGCTCGAAGGGTTGCCCGTGCAACTCTATGATCCCGAGGACTGGCTGGGGCTGGCTTGGGATGCGAGCTTTACGGGTGTGGCCGGTGCCGAGGAATGGGATCGTTCCCTGCCCGGAATATGGGTGTCATGGCACAACGACAGCCCCGAAGGGAGCCTGGCCCTGTTTCCCCGGGTACTTCACATGGGCATCGGTTGCCGCCTGAACGTCACCGAGGAAGAAATCCTCGACCATGTCCATGAGGTGTTCGAGAGGAAGAACCTTGCCCTGAAGTCCATAGCTTCGCTGGGTTCGGTGGAGGCCAAACGCCATGAGGCCGGACTGCTGGCCGCTGCCGAAAAATTCGGGGTGGAGCCGGTTTTCTATTCCACGGCCCAGCTTGCATCCATTGATGCGCCTACTCCTTCCGATCGTGTGCAAAGGCATATGGGGGTCCCCAGTGTGGCCGAGGCTTCGGCTATGCTGGCCGCCCATGGCGGTGAATTGATAGTCGCCAAGGAAAAAACCGCTACCGTGACCCTGGCTGTCACAAGGAGCAACCGTGCTTAA
- the cobJ gene encoding precorrin-3B C(17)-methyltransferase yields MLKAVSLGPGDESLLTPAARKALEEADVVAGYKAYLELVPAALLKGKEVVSTGMTGEVERARLAVETARSGKKTVMVCSGDAGIYAMAGLLLEILEAEGLLEQVEFEVVPGVAAFNGAAALLGAPLMHDFASISLSDLLTPWERIEQRLRAAASADFVIAIYNPRSRKRSDHLRKALDIIGEFRVKKTPVGIVGRAYRPGQTVETVELRNVDVNKVDMQTVLIVGNSATRMVGGRMLTPRGYHHKYDI; encoded by the coding sequence GTGCTTAAAGCCGTCAGTCTCGGGCCGGGTGATGAGAGCCTGCTCACCCCGGCTGCGCGCAAGGCCCTGGAAGAGGCCGATGTGGTGGCCGGATACAAGGCCTATCTCGAATTGGTTCCCGCTGCGCTGCTCAAGGGCAAGGAAGTCGTCTCCACCGGCATGACGGGCGAGGTGGAGCGGGCCAGGCTGGCCGTGGAGACCGCCCGGTCCGGTAAAAAAACCGTCATGGTCTGCTCCGGGGACGCAGGCATCTATGCCATGGCCGGACTGCTCCTGGAAATTTTGGAAGCGGAAGGCCTGCTCGAGCAAGTGGAGTTCGAGGTGGTGCCGGGTGTGGCTGCATTCAATGGTGCCGCCGCTTTGCTGGGCGCGCCGCTCATGCACGATTTCGCCTCCATAAGCCTGAGCGACCTGCTCACCCCGTGGGAGCGGATCGAGCAGCGGCTTCGGGCAGCGGCCAGTGCGGATTTTGTCATTGCCATCTATAATCCCCGGTCCAGAAAACGCAGTGATCATCTGCGAAAAGCCCTTGACATCATAGGTGAATTTCGAGTCAAGAAAACGCCGGTCGGCATTGTCGGCAGGGCGTACCGGCCCGGCCAGACCGTGGAGACCGTGGAGCTTCGCAACGTGGACGTGAACAAGGTGGACATGCAGACGGTGCTCATTGTCGGCAATTCCGCCACCAGGATGGTGGGCGGGCGGATGCTTACCCCCCGTGGATACCACCATAAATATGATATTTGA